From the genome of Pleuronectes platessa chromosome 12, fPlePla1.1, whole genome shotgun sequence:
ACAGCTGGTGGATAGACTCCAGATATTCCTGGTGGACACGCACAGATAACACAGCTAACTGGCGACCTTTTTCACAGAATCTCAATattctataaaaaacaattactTTTCTTTTAAGTTGATGGACTGCTTGTCTGTTCTATGAATACACATGCTTATACAATATGCTTTGAGTTTGCCTGCGCACCAGTGGAatgactttctcctcctctctgcatctCTGCTTTAACCTCTCGTGGCAGGTCTGAGGAGACGTCTGCAGGTAGACTAGAGCCACAGGAAAAATTCATATAACAATGTGGTATGTAAACAAAGCTGAGACACCATTAAACTTTGATGCCTAATGGTGGAATATGTGGGTTAGTCTTACTGAAGGGGGCCGAAGTtcttgacagatgagacaagaCAAATCGGACATCTGtcagtttgaaaacatttttacactcTACTATACAGACATATACTAATTATCAACAATTCAGTTTCCAGTCTTCATAGTATAATTTCATTAACAATCATCAGTCAAAAATAACACTGCTATCACTGTGTTtcttataattaaatatatagtTTATGTAATTCTCACCAATCAGATCAACAGGAATGGAAATATTAGTTGTGATCCAATCAAACCACTCGCTGAGAACAGCGTAGTCCACTTCTGGCATTTTtccactgcaaaaaaaattcaAGGGATGGAACATAAGCCTGAATCCATCAGTATGCTGTTGAATTAGGCCATGTGATGACATAAACCCTGAGATGATCAAACATCCTGAAAGGTATCCACACTATGTTGTGAGGGTGGTCTCATTCTTGATGAGAACGTCTGTCAATAACAATCTATACTTTgttaaacaaatgaatggattcagtcaacagaaacaaggctgtgcttttactttgacacAGGTACAGGAAATGTTTGTGACATACTTAACAGATAATTTTTACCGTTTGTCTCACCTACCTGTGAACCACGCAATGCATGGTTCACAGGTAGGTGAGACTCCATCTCTCTGGTAGAGCAGCGTGGCTCACGGGCCCGAGATATGCCAATAACACAGCCCTGGCGTATGAGCTTGAACTCTTATGCAGAAGATTCCATGACTTTAGCCGTTTGCTGGGAACATATGGATTTCTTAATCTAGTCTCATGGTCCGATCCATGGCACTAAGAGTTCTTAGGCCACAGATGACTGTACCTTCTGAAGAGATTATCCACAAAGATGTACTTGGCACTGAAGAGGGACCGCTCCATCATCCTGACAGGAGCCGTCTGGAACCAACAACAATATTTTTGCCCATTGAGCTAATTTCCTGACAAGGTTTACATCAGCACTGTGTATGGAATGATTGCAGGTTGACACTGCCTGTACTAGTTAGACTACAATAAGATAGGTGTGTTTTGAGTTAACAGTACACTTACTATGGATGACAAGTGACGATCCAGCATGGTGAGTTGAATGTAGGTCTGCAGGGTGATGCCCCAGCGCTCAGGATCCTGGTACATCAGTGCCTGcagggacacaaacaaaccagtatGGCACACGCGCAGGAAATCAATTGACCTGCTACCATAACTTACCATAACTTATAGAGCTAATTAGAGCGGCAGagcgttacttgttctattttatgacacatgacacagggagcttctttttccagcttctccttcctcttctccatccctatcccccttccccggaatccctttgctttatcacccgcagatccagggcctctgtgccgaaccatggattgcggtttgttgatcgcgcaccgggggtcgtggtggtggacccagtgtggcggattctgtgtcgtgtgggctgatcgtggtggtgaaggcggaccctgtgtcgcgtttgcatcgggtacgggcattgg
Proteins encoded in this window:
- the tk2 gene encoding thymidine kinase 2, mitochondrial isoform X7, coding for MLSFLQGKLVRNGENKKAVICVEGNIASGKTTCLEYFSKTSNIEVLTEPISKWRNVRGHNPLALMYQDPERWGITLQTYIQLTMLDRHLSSITAPVRMMERSLFSAKYIFVDNLFRSGKMPEVDYAVLSEWFDWITTNISIPVDLIVYLQTSPQTCHERLKQRCREEEKVIPLEYLESIHQLYEDWLIKETSSPLPAPVLVIPADHDLQKMLQQFEEYRDKILAASCI
- the tk2 gene encoding thymidine kinase 2, mitochondrial isoform X5 — translated: MLSFLQGKLVRNGENKKAVVSLPHMICVEGNIASGKTTCLEYFSKTSNIEVLTEPISKWRNVRGHNPLALMYQDPERWGITLQTYIQLTMLDRHLSSITAPVRMMERSLFSAKYIFVDNLFRSGKMPEVDYAVLSEWFDWITTNISIPVDLIDVRFVLSHLSRTSAPFIYLQTSPQTCHERLKQRCREEEKVIPLEYLESIHQLYEDWLIKETSSPLPAPVLVIPADHDLQKMLQQFEEYRDKILAASCI
- the tk2 gene encoding thymidine kinase 2, mitochondrial isoform X6, translated to MLSFLQGKLVRNGENKKAVICVEGNIASGKTTCLEYFSKTSNIEVLTEPISKWRNVRGHNPLALMYQDPERWGITLQTYIQLTMLDRHLSSITAPVRMMERSLFSAKYIFVDNLFRSGKMPEVDYAVLSEWFDWITTNISIPVDLIDVRFVLSHLSRTSAPFIYLQTSPQTCHERLKQRCREEEKVIPLEYLESIHQLYEDWLIKETSSPLPAPVLVIPADHDLQKMLQQFEEYRDKILAASCI